In Hyphomicrobiales bacterium, a single window of DNA contains:
- the alr gene encoding alanine racemase, which produces MTNAIPTDLAGAVLSIDLAALQDNYRALSKKAGKATCGAAVKGNAYGLGLEPVARALWDAGCRDYFVARTKEGEDLRALLPQAVIYVLDGLFPGQAEFYARNDLRPALISLEEAREWAAFGRRYGRALPCAIHVDTGINRLGLTLPEFDVLVKDAGLRSGLGIALLMSHLACADDPPHALNKVQMQRFGRLRKLLPDVPASLANSSGIFLGKDYVNDLCRPGIALYGGNPTPGKKNPMKAVATLEGAVLQVRDVKKGESVGYSATWKAPRDSRIAILGAGYKDGVPRHLSSRQKDGPAQVVVAGKRCPIVGRISMDMMGVDVTALPKAKVTRGTRAEILGPRLPIDEAAGWAGTISYELLTRLGSRYARLYSGTANPGES; this is translated from the coding sequence ATGACCAATGCCATTCCGACCGATCTTGCCGGCGCCGTGCTCTCGATTGACCTCGCTGCCCTGCAGGACAATTACCGCGCGCTCAGCAAGAAGGCCGGCAAGGCCACCTGCGGCGCGGCGGTGAAGGGGAACGCCTACGGCCTTGGCCTCGAACCCGTGGCGCGCGCCCTGTGGGACGCAGGCTGCCGCGATTATTTCGTGGCGCGCACCAAGGAAGGCGAAGACCTGCGTGCCCTCCTGCCGCAGGCGGTCATCTACGTGCTCGACGGACTCTTTCCCGGCCAGGCCGAATTCTATGCCCGCAATGATCTGCGGCCGGCTCTGATTTCGCTTGAGGAAGCCCGCGAGTGGGCTGCTTTTGGCCGCCGCTATGGCCGTGCCCTGCCCTGCGCCATCCATGTGGACACCGGCATCAACCGCCTCGGCCTGACGCTGCCGGAATTCGACGTCCTCGTGAAAGATGCGGGCCTCCGTTCGGGCCTTGGCATCGCCCTCCTCATGAGCCACCTCGCCTGCGCCGATGATCCGCCCCATGCGCTGAACAAGGTGCAGATGCAGCGCTTCGGGCGACTTCGCAAATTGCTTCCGGATGTTCCAGCAAGCCTCGCAAATTCCTCGGGAATTTTCCTCGGCAAAGACTACGTCAACGACCTCTGCCGCCCCGGCATCGCCCTTTATGGCGGTAACCCCACGCCCGGAAAAAAGAACCCCATGAAGGCGGTGGCGACCCTTGAGGGCGCGGTGCTTCAGGTGCGCGACGTGAAGAAGGGTGAGAGCGTCGGCTACAGCGCCACGTGGAAGGCGCCGCGCGACAGCCGCATCGCCATCCTCGGTGCCGGATACAAGGATGGCGTGCCGCGTCATCTCTCCTCGCGCCAGAAGGATGGCCCGGCACAGGTCGTTGTGGCTGGCAAGCGCTGCCCCATCGTGGGCCGCATCTCCATGGACATGATGGGCGTGGATGTCACCGCCCTTCCCAAGGCGAAGGTGACGCGCGGCACCCGCGCCGAAATCCTCGGCCCCCGCCTTCCCATCGACGAGGCGGCAGGCTGGGCCGGCACCATTTCCTATGAGTTGCTCACAAGGCTCGGAAGCCGCTATGCCAGACTGTACTCAGGCACGGCGAATCCAGGGGAATCATGA
- a CDS encoding carboxypeptidase M32 has product MSFAKLDAHLKKLEALSHAQSMLGVDEAVMMPDGGGEKRAEAMAGLAGLYHELASAPQVGDWLAAAEAEDLSPGQRTALGEQKRSYTNLTCLSSAFVQKQTEARIRSEQLWRQLRPTGDWAAFLPALGNVIALAREEAAMRADVLKLAPYDALIEQFDPGSRAAEITPVFDELKAFLTAFVPQALDVQAKRHARHAPKPFTSRFAIADQKALGEAMMRAVGFDFHHGRLDVSHHPFCGGVPTDVRMTTRYDEGDFLSAMMGVLHETGHGLYEQNLPKAWSHWSVGSARGMTVHESQSLFVEKQIGRNPAFWHWALPVVQQHLGAEALLGWTHDDIMQHVHKVKPGYIRVDADEVTYPMHVILRYELEQDLIAGRMEAQHIPAAWDAKMTVYLGLSTRDNMKDGPMQDVHWPSGAFGYFPSYTLGALLAAQQAAAIHRVHPDMNDALRRGDVTALNDWRRANIWSKASTLSTPDLITAATGEPLTARHFIAHLRERYGE; this is encoded by the coding sequence ATGTCCTTTGCCAAGCTCGATGCCCATCTGAAGAAACTCGAAGCCCTGTCCCACGCGCAGTCCATGCTGGGCGTCGATGAGGCAGTGATGATGCCGGATGGTGGCGGTGAAAAGCGCGCCGAGGCCATGGCGGGCCTCGCGGGCCTCTATCACGAACTGGCCTCTGCCCCTCAGGTCGGCGACTGGCTTGCCGCCGCAGAAGCCGAAGACCTGTCGCCCGGGCAACGCACGGCGCTTGGCGAACAGAAGCGCAGTTACACCAACCTCACCTGTCTCTCCTCCGCCTTCGTGCAGAAACAGACGGAAGCGCGCATCCGCTCGGAACAGCTCTGGCGGCAGTTGCGTCCGACGGGCGACTGGGCCGCCTTCCTCCCTGCGCTTGGCAACGTGATTGCCCTCGCCCGCGAGGAAGCCGCCATGCGCGCCGATGTCCTGAAGCTCGCGCCCTATGACGCGCTGATCGAGCAGTTCGACCCCGGCAGCCGCGCCGCCGAGATCACACCCGTGTTTGACGAGTTGAAGGCCTTCCTCACCGCCTTCGTCCCGCAGGCACTCGACGTGCAGGCGAAGCGCCACGCCCGCCACGCGCCGAAACCCTTCACCTCCCGCTTCGCCATCGCCGACCAGAAGGCGCTGGGCGAAGCGATGATGCGCGCCGTGGGCTTCGACTTCCATCACGGCCGTCTTGATGTGTCGCATCATCCCTTCTGCGGCGGCGTACCGACTGACGTGCGCATGACCACACGCTACGACGAGGGCGATTTCCTCTCTGCCATGATGGGTGTGCTGCATGAGACGGGCCACGGCCTCTATGAGCAGAACCTGCCAAAGGCATGGTCTCACTGGAGCGTGGGTTCGGCGCGCGGCATGACCGTGCACGAAAGCCAGAGCCTCTTCGTGGAGAAGCAGATCGGCCGCAATCCCGCTTTCTGGCATTGGGCGCTGCCCGTGGTGCAGCAGCACCTGGGTGCGGAAGCACTGCTGGGTTGGACGCATGACGACATCATGCAACACGTCCACAAGGTGAAGCCCGGATACATCCGCGTCGATGCTGATGAGGTGACCTACCCCATGCATGTGATCCTGCGTTACGAACTGGAGCAGGACCTGATCGCCGGCCGCATGGAGGCACAGCACATTCCCGCGGCCTGGGATGCGAAGATGACGGTCTATCTCGGGCTCTCCACCCGCGACAACATGAAAGACGGCCCCATGCAGGATGTGCATTGGCCGTCGGGTGCCTTCGGCTATTTCCCCAGCTACACGCTGGGCGCACTCCTTGCCGCGCAACAGGCCGCCGCCATCCACCGCGTCCACCCCGACATGAACGACGCCCTGCGCCGCGGCGACGTGACGGCACTCAATGATTGGCGGCGCGCCAACATCTGGTCGAAGGCATCGACGCTCTCGACTCCCGATCTCATCACCGCCGCAACCGGCGAGCCGCTGACAGCCCGGCACTTCATCGCCCATCTGCGGGAGCGCTACGGCGAATAG
- a CDS encoding amino acid ABC transporter ATP-binding protein, with protein MATPEQPAVALKGVNKWYGQFHVLRDINLEVAKGERIVICGPSGSGKSTMIRCINRLEEHQQGDISVDGIPLTNNLKNIDEVRREVGMVFQHFNLFPHLTVMENCTLAPIWVRKMPKAEAEALAMKYLTRVKIPEQALKYPGQLSGGQQQRVAIARALCMNPKIMLFDEPTSALDPEMIKEVLDVMVDLAQGGMTMLCVTHEMAFARQVANRVIFMDQGQIVEENEPNAFFKNPKSPRTKMFLEQILH; from the coding sequence ATGGCAACTCCGGAACAACCCGCTGTCGCGCTCAAGGGTGTCAACAAGTGGTACGGCCAGTTTCACGTGCTGCGGGACATCAACCTCGAGGTGGCGAAGGGCGAGCGCATCGTCATCTGCGGGCCTTCGGGCTCGGGCAAGTCCACCATGATCCGCTGCATCAACCGGCTTGAGGAACACCAGCAGGGTGACATCTCGGTCGATGGCATTCCGCTCACCAACAACCTCAAGAATATCGACGAGGTGCGGCGCGAAGTCGGCATGGTGTTCCAGCACTTCAACCTGTTCCCTCACCTCACCGTCATGGAGAATTGCACGCTTGCGCCCATCTGGGTGCGCAAGATGCCCAAGGCGGAGGCGGAAGCGCTGGCGATGAAGTATCTCACCCGCGTGAAGATTCCGGAGCAGGCGCTGAAATATCCGGGGCAACTTTCCGGCGGTCAGCAGCAGCGCGTCGCCATCGCGCGCGCGTTGTGCATGAATCCCAAGATCATGCTATTCGATGAACCCACCTCCGCGCTCGATCCCGAGATGATCAAGGAGGTGCTGGACGTGATGGTGGACCTTGCGCAGGGTGGCATGACCATGTTGTGCGTGACGCACGAGATGGCCTTCGCCCGTCAGGTGGCGAACCGGGTGATCTTCATGGACCAGGGACAGATCGTGGAGGAGAACGAACCCAACGCGTTCTTCAAGAATCCGAAGAGCCCCCGCACCAAGATGTTCCTCGAACAGATTTTGCACTGA
- a CDS encoding amidohydrolase family protein, whose product MHNMDGNRYQLELLHDLETRGELNARLEVPFHFRNTMKLADVDEAVDFRRDYQTDMVHSGRVKLFIDGVMETLTAQMLEDYPGHPGNKGAPLYSHDEMLAIVARADAHGLQVSTHAIGDGGVRTTLDAYENAQRVNGKRDSRHRIEHIELIDPADIPRLAALGVVASLQPIAGIGVPGAPPEPILSRVGDKLPYAYAWQTLRNTGAAIAFSSDWPVAPLDPFLGMQAAMTARPLKPDCPNQAQSLMDTIHGFTLAGAHMEFMEARKGMLREGYLADVAVLNADMEKLPAGEIATVKPVMTICDGRVVYEA is encoded by the coding sequence ATGCACAACATGGATGGCAACCGCTACCAGTTGGAGCTGCTGCACGATCTCGAAACACGCGGCGAACTCAACGCCCGGCTGGAAGTGCCCTTCCACTTCCGCAACACCATGAAGCTGGCCGACGTTGACGAAGCGGTGGATTTCCGCCGCGACTACCAGACGGACATGGTGCATTCAGGCCGCGTGAAGCTGTTCATCGACGGTGTCATGGAAACACTGACGGCCCAGATGCTGGAGGATTATCCAGGCCATCCCGGCAACAAGGGTGCGCCGCTCTACAGCCACGACGAGATGCTCGCCATCGTGGCCCGCGCCGATGCCCACGGCCTGCAGGTCTCCACCCATGCGATTGGCGATGGCGGCGTGCGCACCACCCTCGATGCCTACGAGAATGCACAGCGCGTCAACGGCAAGCGCGACTCCCGCCATCGGATCGAGCACATCGAGTTGATCGACCCTGCCGATATTCCGCGCCTCGCCGCCCTCGGCGTCGTCGCTTCGCTGCAGCCCATCGCGGGAATCGGCGTGCCCGGCGCCCCACCCGAACCCATCCTCAGCCGCGTCGGTGACAAGCTGCCCTATGCCTATGCCTGGCAGACGCTCCGCAACACGGGTGCCGCCATTGCCTTCTCATCGGATTGGCCGGTGGCCCCGCTCGACCCGTTCCTCGGCATGCAGGCAGCCATGACCGCACGTCCCCTGAAGCCGGACTGCCCCAACCAGGCCCAGAGCCTGATGGACACGATCCACGGTTTCACCCTTGCAGGTGCGCACATGGAATTCATGGAAGCCCGCAAGGGCATGCTGCGCGAAGGCTATCTCGCTGACGTCGCTGTTCTCAATGCCGACATGGAAAAATTGCCGGCCGGCGAAATCGCCACCGTCAAGCCGGTGATGACCATCTGCGACGGCCGCGTCGTCTACGAGGCGTAA
- a CDS encoding amino acid ABC transporter permease — protein sequence MTGYVRTEDAPTLPAPADLTGPWAAVRKRLFPTPISSVAGLFIAALVFWVVWNLIDWAIIRAVWSAPDRELCNAPGAGACWPFAFAKFHQWMYGFFPMEERWRVNVVYILGVLSMAALLIPSVPGKPWSALFFFVVYPVITFVLFVGGMFGLPFVETTQWGGLMVTLVLSVTSMVVSVPLGILLALGRRSTMPIVSLLSTIFIEVVRGVPLVLVLFMAANMFPLFMPPGVNPDKLLIAIIGMALFASAYMAEIIRGGLQAIPKGQYEGAQAVGLSYWKMMGLIIMPQVIKIVIPSIVNHFISLFKDTSLVTVVGILDLLGMVQTGFNDAKWASAQTGNTGYFVLASIYWMFCFGMSRYSQFIERKLATGTKR from the coding sequence ATGACCGGATATGTGCGCACCGAAGACGCGCCCACGCTGCCTGCTCCCGCAGACCTGACCGGACCATGGGCGGCCGTCCGCAAGCGGCTGTTCCCGACGCCCATCAGCAGCGTCGCGGGGCTTTTCATTGCCGCGCTGGTCTTCTGGGTGGTGTGGAACCTCATTGACTGGGCGATCATCCGTGCGGTGTGGTCGGCACCGGATCGGGAACTGTGCAATGCGCCGGGTGCCGGCGCCTGCTGGCCCTTTGCCTTCGCCAAATTCCATCAGTGGATGTACGGCTTCTTCCCCATGGAAGAGCGCTGGCGGGTGAACGTGGTCTATATCCTCGGTGTTCTCTCCATGGCGGCGCTGCTCATTCCCTCCGTGCCCGGCAAGCCGTGGTCGGCGCTGTTCTTCTTTGTCGTCTATCCCGTCATCACCTTCGTGCTCTTCGTCGGCGGCATGTTCGGCCTTCCGTTTGTGGAAACCACGCAGTGGGGCGGGTTGATGGTGACGCTGGTGCTGTCGGTCACGTCCATGGTGGTCTCGGTGCCGCTCGGCATCCTGCTGGCATTGGGGCGGCGCTCGACCATGCCCATCGTCAGCCTGCTCTCCACCATCTTCATCGAGGTGGTGCGCGGTGTGCCGCTGGTTCTGGTGCTGTTCATGGCGGCCAACATGTTCCCGCTCTTCATGCCGCCCGGCGTCAATCCCGACAAGCTGCTCATCGCCATCATCGGCATGGCATTGTTTGCCTCGGCCTACATGGCGGAAATCATCCGCGGTGGATTGCAGGCCATTCCCAAGGGGCAATACGAGGGTGCGCAGGCGGTGGGGCTTTCCTACTGGAAGATGATGGGACTCATCATCATGCCGCAGGTCATCAAGATCGTCATTCCGTCGATCGTCAATCACTTCATCAGCCTGTTCAAGGACACGAGCCTTGTCACCGTTGTCGGCATCCTCGACCTGCTCGGCATGGTGCAGACGGGATTCAACGACGCCAAGTGGGCGAGCGCGCAGACCGGCAACACTGGCTACTTCGTGCTCGCATCCATCTACTGGATGTTCTGCTTCGGCATGTCGCGCTATTCGCAATTCATCGAGCGCAAGCTCGCCACAGGCACCAAGAGGTAA
- a CDS encoding ABC transporter permease has translation MNPLAGIGRMALGVMTETGRISLFARVALLQGLTPRYYIRQIALQFFRIGYTSLPVVALTAFFTGGALALQIYLGSSRFNAESLVASIVALGITRELGPVLAGLMVSGRVGASIAAELGTMRVTEQIDALVTLSTNPQKYLVGPRLLAAVISLPLLVGIGDTIGIFGGYIVGTRSLGFNEYAYLKNTADFLHTSDVTSGLIKAAVFGFIIALMGCYHGFNSKGGAQGVGRATTNAVVSSAILILAANFLLTSLLFGD, from the coding sequence ATGAATCCACTCGCAGGCATAGGTCGGATGGCGCTCGGCGTGATGACCGAGACCGGACGCATCTCTCTTTTCGCCCGTGTTGCCCTGCTGCAGGGACTGACGCCGCGTTACTATATCCGCCAGATCGCGCTGCAGTTCTTCCGCATCGGCTACACCTCGCTGCCGGTCGTTGCGCTGACGGCCTTCTTCACCGGTGGCGCCCTGGCGCTGCAGATCTACCTCGGCTCGTCCCGCTTCAATGCCGAAAGCCTGGTGGCGAGCATCGTGGCGCTGGGCATCACCCGCGAACTGGGACCGGTGCTGGCGGGATTGATGGTCTCTGGCCGTGTCGGCGCCTCGATCGCCGCCGAACTCGGCACCATGCGCGTGACCGAACAGATCGACGCGCTGGTGACGCTCTCCACCAATCCGCAGAAATATCTCGTCGGCCCCCGCCTTCTCGCCGCCGTGATCTCGCTGCCGCTGCTGGTCGGCATCGGCGATACCATCGGCATCTTCGGCGGCTACATCGTCGGCACGCGTTCGCTTGGCTTCAATGAGTACGCCTACCTCAAGAACACCGCCGACTTCCTGCACACCAGCGACGTGACCTCCGGTCTCATCAAGGCGGCCGTCTTCGGTTTCATCATCGCGCTCATGGGCTGTTACCACGGCTTCAACTCCAAGGGCGGTGCGCAGGGCGTGGGCCGTGCCACTACAAACGCGGTGGTCTCATCAGCGATCCTGATCCTCGCCGCCAACTTCCTGCTCACCTCGCTGCTGTTCGGGGATTGA
- a CDS encoding ABC transporter permease subunit (The N-terminal region of this protein, as described by TIGR01726, is a three transmembrane segment that identifies a subfamily of ABC transporter permease subunits, which specificities that include histidine, arginine, glutamine, glutamate, L-cystine (sic), the opines (in Agrobacterium) octopine and nopaline, etc.): MTTADDKRLTSAPPKGSGMDWLYSAKLRGWVSQIVVLLLLLWGLYEIVQNTQANLARLNKHFGFDFLSQSSGFDLSTSLIWYSSSSNYARALLVGFYNTALVAVLGIIFATLLGFTIGVMRLSKNWIVSRFALGYVELVRNVPLLVQIFAWYALVLKPLPGPKQAYTFFNSSLFLSNRGLLLPHPNFADGAWAGLAGLAIAIAGVAIFRRWAARKQAQTGIATPTVIPSIAALILLPALGLLLAGWPLSWDFPELAGFNFRGGMTLVPEFFALFLALVIYTASFIAEIVRSGILAVSHGQTEASQALGLDGNQTLRLVVIPQAMRVIIPPMASQYLNLTKNSSLAVAIGFPDLMYAGGTVNNQSGAAIEVFSIVLVVYLATSLVTATLMNWFNARMKLVER; this comes from the coding sequence ATGACCACGGCCGACGACAAGCGACTCACTTCCGCCCCGCCGAAGGGCAGTGGAATGGACTGGCTCTACAGCGCCAAGCTGCGCGGCTGGGTGAGCCAGATCGTGGTGCTGCTGCTTTTGCTCTGGGGCCTTTATGAAATCGTCCAGAACACCCAGGCCAACCTGGCGCGCCTGAACAAGCATTTCGGTTTCGATTTCCTCAGCCAGTCGTCCGGCTTCGATCTTTCGACGTCACTCATCTGGTATTCGTCGTCGTCCAATTATGCCCGTGCACTGCTCGTCGGCTTCTACAACACGGCGCTGGTGGCCGTGCTCGGCATCATCTTTGCCACGTTGCTCGGGTTCACCATTGGCGTGATGCGCCTCTCCAAGAACTGGATCGTGTCACGCTTTGCGCTGGGCTATGTGGAGCTTGTGCGCAATGTGCCGCTGCTGGTGCAGATCTTCGCCTGGTATGCGCTGGTGCTGAAGCCGCTGCCGGGACCGAAGCAGGCCTATACGTTCTTCAACAGCAGCCTGTTCCTCAGCAATCGCGGTCTGCTCCTGCCGCATCCCAATTTCGCCGATGGCGCCTGGGCGGGGCTTGCCGGACTCGCCATCGCCATTGCGGGCGTTGCCATTTTCCGACGCTGGGCCGCCCGGAAACAGGCACAGACAGGCATCGCCACGCCGACGGTCATTCCGTCCATCGCTGCCCTGATATTGCTGCCGGCGCTTGGGCTTCTTCTCGCGGGTTGGCCTCTGAGCTGGGACTTCCCGGAACTGGCGGGCTTCAATTTCCGCGGCGGCATGACGCTGGTGCCGGAATTCTTCGCGCTGTTCCTCGCACTCGTCATCTATACCGCGTCATTCATCGCCGAGATCGTGCGCTCCGGCATCCTTGCCGTCAGCCACGGGCAGACAGAAGCGTCGCAGGCGCTGGGGCTTGATGGAAACCAGACGCTGCGCCTCGTTGTCATTCCGCAGGCGATGCGCGTCATCATTCCGCCGATGGCGAGCCAGTATTTGAACCTCACCAAGAATTCCTCGCTCGCCGTGGCGATCGGCTTTCCCGATCTCATGTATGCGGGCGGCACCGTCAACAACCAGTCGGGTGCGGCGATCGAGGTGTTCTCGATCGTGCTCGTCGTCTATCTCGCAACAAGCCTGGTCACGGCCACGCTGATGAACTGGTTCAATGCACGCATGAAGCTGGTGGAGCGCTGA
- a CDS encoding amidohydrolase family protein, which translates to MIADLIITNARVITMDREKPFAEALAIRGNSILRVGSAAAVMELKGATTRVHDNKGNTVIPGVIEGHVHLFIGAAELPLLNIYGIHGFDAIAAAVRDYRARNPRQVFLHVIGATHEHFGAGTPITRHLLDRIVADVPFAIGCFDHHTCWANTKALEVAGILNGRTLNTGNEIVMGADGLATGELREFEAFAPILAMGASGGRESLGIVTGRDPDKVTLHNATPTAKRSAPASPTPMPSASPPCTTWMATATSWSCCTISKHAANSTPGWKCPSTSATP; encoded by the coding sequence ATGATTGCCGATCTCATCATCACCAACGCCCGCGTCATCACCATGGACAGGGAGAAGCCCTTCGCCGAGGCCCTTGCCATCCGTGGCAATTCCATCCTCCGCGTGGGCAGCGCCGCGGCGGTGATGGAACTGAAGGGTGCCACCACGCGCGTTCACGACAACAAGGGCAACACGGTCATTCCCGGCGTCATCGAGGGACATGTGCACCTCTTCATCGGTGCCGCCGAACTGCCGCTGCTCAACATCTATGGCATCCACGGCTTCGATGCGATTGCCGCGGCGGTTCGTGACTACCGGGCCCGCAATCCGCGTCAGGTTTTTCTCCATGTGATCGGGGCCACGCATGAACATTTCGGTGCGGGCACGCCCATAACCCGCCACCTGCTGGACCGCATCGTGGCGGACGTTCCCTTCGCCATCGGCTGCTTTGATCATCACACCTGCTGGGCCAACACGAAGGCGCTGGAGGTGGCTGGCATCCTCAACGGGCGGACGCTTAACACCGGCAATGAAATCGTCATGGGCGCGGATGGTCTGGCCACCGGCGAGTTGCGCGAATTCGAAGCCTTCGCCCCCATCCTCGCCATGGGAGCCAGCGGCGGGCGCGAGTCATTGGGCATTGTCACCGGGCGCGACCCCGACAAGGTGACCCTGCACAACGCGACGCCGACCGCGAAACGATCCGCACCGGCATCGCCCACGCCAATGCCCTCGGCATCACCACCATGCACAACATGGATGGCAACCGCTACCAGTTGGAGCTGCTGCACGATCTCGAAACACGCGGCGAACTCAACGCCCGGCTGGAAGTGCCCTTCCACTTCCGCAACACCATGA
- a CDS encoding ATP-binding cassette domain-containing protein, with the protein MMEGHIVLDNVQKSFGPKKVLRGLSVSVKKGRSLVVIGGSGTGKSVMLKCILGIIRPDAGNITVGGENVIGLRGKDRDAFLSRFGMLFQGAALFDSLPVWENVAFGLIQGRGVARAQARDIATDKLAQVGLSADVGALYPAELSGGMQKRVALARAIAADPEIIFFDEPTTGLDPIMADVINNLIVDCVKRLGATTISITHDMASARKIADDIAMIHKGQIIWQGEANKVNMSGSAYVDQFIHGRAEGPIQMDVLKA; encoded by the coding sequence ATGATGGAAGGCCATATCGTCCTCGACAATGTGCAGAAGAGCTTCGGCCCCAAGAAGGTGCTGCGCGGCCTGTCGGTCTCCGTGAAGAAAGGCCGTTCGCTGGTGGTCATCGGCGGGTCGGGGACGGGGAAGTCTGTGATGCTGAAATGCATCCTCGGCATCATCCGCCCTGATGCCGGCAACATCACCGTCGGTGGTGAAAACGTGATCGGCCTGCGTGGCAAGGACCGTGACGCCTTCCTCTCCCGCTTCGGCATGCTGTTCCAGGGTGCGGCCCTGTTTGACTCGCTCCCCGTCTGGGAGAACGTGGCCTTCGGCCTGATCCAGGGCCGCGGGGTGGCGCGCGCCCAGGCCCGCGACATCGCCACCGACAAGCTGGCCCAGGTGGGATTGTCCGCCGATGTGGGCGCGCTTTATCCGGCGGAACTTTCCGGCGGCATGCAGAAGCGCGTCGCCCTCGCCCGCGCCATCGCAGCCGACCCCGAGATCATCTTCTTCGACGAACCGACGACCGGTCTGGATCCGATCATGGCCGACGTCATCAACAACCTCATCGTGGATTGCGTGAAGCGCCTCGGCGCCACCACCATCTCCATCACCCACGACATGGCCTCTGCCCGCAAGATCGCCGACGACATCGCCATGATCCACAAGGGCCAGATCATCTGGCAGGGCGAAGCCAACAAGGTGAACATGTCCGGCAGCGCCTACGTCGACCAGTTCATCCACGGCCGCGCCGAAGGCCCCATCCAGATGGACGTGCTGAAGGCCTGA
- a CDS encoding amino acid ABC transporter substrate-binding protein, translating into MKTFKTLALASVFGLAAAATASAATLDDVKAKGFVQCGVSQGLIGFSNPDDQNNWTGLDVDFCKAVAAAVFGDATKVKFSPLNAKERFTALQSGSIDVLSRNSTWTMSRDTTLGLSFAGVTYYDGQGFMVPTKLGVKSATELNGASVCTQTGTTTELNLADYFKANKMEYKIVAFEKNEEVLKAYQEGRCDVFTTDQSGLYAEVLKFPTPADHMVLPEIISKEPLGPVVRQGDAQWFNIVKWTYYALLNAEELGVTQANVEEMKGSANPEIQRLLGVNVKNPDGTDADNDFGKGIGLGPDWVVNIVKGVGNYGEVFERNLAQLKIARGKNALWNQGGLQYAPPIR; encoded by the coding sequence ATGAAAACATTCAAAACACTCGCCCTGGCCTCGGTCTTCGGCCTCGCTGCAGCGGCGACGGCCTCCGCGGCCACGCTGGACGACGTGAAGGCCAAGGGCTTCGTGCAATGCGGCGTCAGCCAGGGGCTGATCGGCTTCTCCAACCCCGATGACCAGAACAACTGGACCGGCCTCGACGTGGATTTCTGTAAAGCGGTGGCCGCCGCGGTGTTTGGCGATGCCACGAAGGTGAAGTTCTCGCCGCTCAATGCCAAGGAACGTTTCACGGCCCTGCAGTCAGGCTCGATCGACGTGCTCTCGCGCAACTCCACCTGGACCATGAGCCGCGACACGACGCTGGGCCTCTCCTTCGCGGGCGTCACCTATTATGACGGCCAGGGCTTCATGGTGCCCACCAAGCTCGGCGTGAAGTCGGCGACGGAACTGAACGGCGCATCGGTCTGCACCCAGACCGGCACGACGACGGAATTGAACCTGGCCGACTACTTCAAGGCCAACAAGATGGAATACAAGATCGTCGCCTTCGAAAAGAACGAAGAAGTGCTCAAGGCCTATCAGGAAGGCCGTTGCGATGTGTTCACCACCGACCAGTCCGGCCTCTATGCCGAAGTGCTGAAGTTCCCCACCCCGGCTGACCACATGGTTCTGCCGGAAATCATCTCGAAGGAGCCGCTGGGTCCTGTCGTGCGCCAGGGTGATGCGCAGTGGTTCAACATCGTGAAGTGGACCTACTACGCGCTGCTCAATGCCGAAGAACTCGGCGTGACGCAGGCCAACGTGGAAGAGATGAAGGGTTCCGCCAATCCGGAAATCCAGCGTCTGCTCGGCGTCAACGTCAAGAATCCCGACGGCACGGACGCCGACAATGATTTCGGCAAGGGCATTGGCCTTGGACCGGATTGGGTCGTCAACATCGTCAAGGGTGTCGGCAACTACGGTGAAGTCTTCGAGCGGAACCTGGCGCAGTTGAAGATCGCCCGTGGCAAGAACGCCCTGTGGAACCAGGGCGGCCTGCAATACGCCCCGCCGATCCGCTGA